In one window of Legionella fallonii LLAP-10 DNA:
- a CDS encoding GTPase domain-containing protein, with the protein MWSKLFKQNNSAKNILVLGETGCGKRSFILHYKDGIIPNGTELPEFHSLTYKKKLNKEGEQISLIFTLNRTGERMIPSMSKEVKYDLILILSDLSSENAKKDLDFYKDYAKIHFPDVKTIPIGTKQDQKLESNVFDGLINTSAKTNSGFDAFEEQLLESLHVTAHKKGLDLK; encoded by the coding sequence ATGTGGAGTAAACTATTTAAGCAAAATAATTCAGCAAAAAATATATTGGTCTTAGGTGAGACTGGTTGTGGTAAACGCTCTTTTATTTTACATTATAAAGATGGGATCATACCTAATGGAACAGAGCTCCCAGAATTTCACTCATTAACCTACAAGAAAAAATTAAATAAAGAAGGAGAACAAATCTCCTTGATATTCACCTTAAACAGAACAGGTGAGAGAATGATTCCATCAATGTCTAAAGAAGTAAAATATGATCTCATTCTTATATTAAGTGACTTATCTTCAGAAAATGCTAAAAAAGATCTTGACTTTTATAAAGATTACGCAAAAATACATTTTCCGGATGTAAAAACCATTCCAATTGGAACAAAGCAGGATCAAAAACTTGAATCTAATGTATTTGATGGATTAATCAATACATCAGCTAAAACAAATAGTGGATTTGATGCGTTTGAAGAGCAACTACTGGAAAGTCTCCATGTGACGGCTCATAAAAAAGGACTTGATTTAAAATAA